The region taatatgttttatgtacacactgcaagtatatatataatgtagtaacagacacattcataacaatatgtaatatgtacaatatacatactgcaagtatatatatcatgtagtaacagacaccttcataacaatatgtaatatgtacaatatacacactgcaagtatatatatcatgtagtaacagacacctttataacaatatgtaacatgtacaatatacacactgcaagtatactgtatatataatgtagtaacagacaccttcataacaagatgtaatatgtacaatttacacactgcaagtatatatataatgtagtaacagacacctttataacaatatgtaatatgtacaatgtacacactaagtatatatataatgtagtaacagacaccttcataacaatatgtaacatgtacaatatacacactgcaagtatatatataatgtagtaacagacacctttataacaatatgtaatatgtacaatgtacacactaagtatatatataatgtagtaacagacaccttcataacaatatgtaacatgtacaatatacacactgcaagtatatatataatgtagtaacagacaccttcataacaatatgtaatatgtacaatgtacacactaagtatatactgtatataatgtagtaacagacaccttcataattgctaggagacactgagcgtaacaagcggtagaaaatggattagaaaggacagattaaaaaaaataataatacaaaatctcAAATTAACTGTGACCGACTCTGGCTGTCGTCCGGGTTCGTAGGACCACCAAGGAATGACATTGTCGTGAGCAGGTTTGACTTCCTTATTATTTCAATAAGAAAGTCTCTTGCCGGAATGCTTTTCAGCCCTGCCGTTCCCTGCTCGCTCTTACGCCCCGCTTTTCAGCCGCGTGCGTCGACGTCTTCCTCGCGCTCTCTTTCGCTCTCGCTCTGCATCCGTCTCTCTCTGGCTCCTGTTTCTCTCTCCGTCTCTCTTTGCATGAGTtgctgtccccccccccccccccacctgacgttcatttttatttttattttttttattttatttttttatttttttatttttttacttgtgacttctgtagtttggggaccattgatttatatatatatatatatatatatatatatatatatatatatatatatatatatatatatatatatatatatatatatatatacatatatatatatatatatatatatatatatatatacacaatatatatatatatacatatatatatatatatatatattcctcgcgtacTGATGATGATGTcgcgttatcaatgggaaaaagcatttttagacaatatgatttgcctgagcggctaggagacaccgagagtaacaagcggtagaaaatggattagacaggacagatttttaaaaattataattacaaaacgttaaaaaaaaataataataataataataataataataaaaataatatatatatatatatattttttatttttatatttttttatttttttatttttttatttcatttatttatttattattttttacttgggacttctgtagtttggggaccactgatttataatctcaaattaactttcaccaactcagaggcgatgcagcagctcaatatgtcgaaaaatataaaaaaaaaaatattttgtcttcttgtctcttataatgattattttttttattttattttattttattttttttaattgacatccagcatcagacattcctatccattacatcatattcacatacatcatatatctgttgtctgccctaaatgtcaaaatattttttgtttatatcccaaccataccaccccccccaaaaaaagaaagaaacagcaataaaacaaagtagtatctacaaatacatcagttaaataaacaaaaaagaaataataatacatgaataataataatcagaaataaaataatataaacatatatatatatatatatatatatatatatatatatatatatatatatatatatatatatatatatatatatatatatatatatatatatatatgtatgtgtggggaaaaaaatcacaagactacttcatctctacaggcctgtttcataaggggttccctcaatcatcaggagattttaatggaagcattcacataccatggtttatatagggcacagagtgggtgggtacaggctggcgtaggggcgtggtgattggctcatgtgttacctaggaggtgtttccgtctgtggcggcatgctgatacaatttcgctgtgcttgttgagggatgacaggtctggacggtaaataataaacagtttctctttcaagcataggttgcatcttttattaccactattgtaaggtgtgctggatgcaagaatttgccatgttattgaatattcaacactattgtctttgaggtcccaaatgtgtttgctgagttctgtggtattccgcaggttttggttcctgaaagaagccttgtgattgttcctatatatatatatatatatatatatatatatatatatatatatatatatatatatatatatatatatatatatatatatatatatacatgtttttttcccacacatacatatattgcgctctactacggcatcgagcactattttttggataaccttattaagacatatatatatatatatatatatatatatatatatatatatatatatatatatatatatatatatatatatattcctcgcgtacTGATGATGATGTCGCGTTATCAAAGGGAAAAagcctttttagacaatatgatttgcctgagcggtgaGGAGACAcccagagtaacaagcggtagaaaatggattagaaagggcagattaaaaaaaaaaataataataataatagaaaaaacaaaaaaacatttttagaattttttttttaatgttggtaCTTCCttcggcaccccccgcgaccccaaaagggacaagcggtagaaaatggatggatgaatggacttgAACGCTGGCGGACCGTGTCCATATCCGGCCccagggccgtagtttggggacccctgatttataatagaatagaatagaaatgactttattgatccctgggggagttCATCACCACACTCAcagtaaacaataaacacttaggtattttttacatgtgaataatataaatatattgagCATGAAGTGAGAAGCGCGCAatagtgtgtgcgcgcgcgcgtgcgCGTGTGGGTGGAGCCGCAGGTCCGGACCTGCCGTGAGTCACTTTGAAGATTCCACCAGCCGCGCGTCGCCGCACATCCACGCCGACATGGAGAAGGatttcttccacttcttcttgcACCCTCCGGAGGGCCACTTTTGAGCGACAACTGCGCGCGGACATGCCCGCTGCGCACCCGACCCTGTTCCGATGTTCCGGCGACTCCCGAAGTCCCTCTAAATGCCGCCAGCATGACGGAGTCGAACCGCAGCGGGCTCTATGCGAACGGATCCGCGTGGACGTCGGCGCCGAACGCCAGCAGCGCGTGTTGGACCTTGGCGCTGGACTCCCGCTCCGTGTGCCTGGGACTCTCCCTGGCCCTGTTCATCCTGCTGGCCATGGCGGGCAACGTCCTGGTCATCCTGTCCGTGCTGTGCAACAGGCACCTGCGGACCGTCACCAACGTCTTCATCGTCAACCTGGCCATGGCGGACCTGCTGCTGAGCATCGTGGTGCTGCCCTTCTCCGCCTCCCTGGAGGTGCTGGGCTGCTGGGTGTTCGGCCGGGTGTTCTGCAACATCTGGGCGGCGGTGGACGTGCTGTGCTGCACCGCCTCCATCCTCAGCCTGTGCGTCATCTCCGTGGACCGCTACGTCGGCGTCAAGCACTGCCTCAAGTACCCCGCCATCATGACGGAGCGGCGCGCCGGGGTGGTGCTGGTGCTGGTGTGGCTCTCCTCCACCGTCATCTCCGTGGGTCCGCTGCTGGGCTGGAAGGAGCCGCAGCCGGTGGACGCCAGCATCTGCAGCATCACGGAGGAGCCCGGCTACGCGCTCTTCTCCTCGCTCTTCTCCTTCTACCTGCCGCTGCTGGTCGTCCTGGTCATGTACTTCAGGGTCTACGTGGTGGCCCGCCGGACCACCAAGAGCCTGGAAGCGGGCGTCAAGCGGGAGCGGGACAAGTCGGTGGAGGTGGTGCTCAGGATCCACTGCCGCAGCGTGATGGAGGACCCCGGCTCCAAGAGCAGCAGGCAGCATCCCTTCAGGAGCTCGCTGTCGGTGCGCCTCATGAAGTTCTCCCGGGAGAAGAAAGCTGCTAAGACTCTCGCCATCGTCGTGGGCATGTTCATCTTGTGCTGGCTACCCTTTTTCTTCTTTCTGCCCATGGGTGAGTGCAGCTCAAtgcgttccaggttcgatccccgcttacgcctgccgttgtgtccttaggcaaggcactttacccacctgcgccCAGTGCCAAATGTAACTCagatgttgggtttcactatgtaaatgcgctttgagtcactagagaaaagcgctatataaatatgattcacttcacttgGCACCATCTGGTCAATAATTCCTCTTTTGGACACTTTTACTGccaacataaaaaaatgtttaatcacACCCAACAATTCGCAAGTAAAacaaattattaataaaaaaaaatattaatactattaattaatattataattttaatgaaacaatattaatttaaaaaaaaaaaaaaaaatttgcaagaaATAAAACCAATTCTTGAGTTAAAATAAATGATTgtcttcagttaaaaaaaaaatatttttgcaagttaaaaaaaaaccgatTTGCAGGTATGAAAAAACAGGATTTCGATAAAAGAtaagcaagtttaaaaaaaaatctcaaagaaaaaaaagattcaaaagtattaaaaatattttttttttcagttattaaaaactattcgcaagtaaaaaaaaaattaacactattaattaatattataattttaatgaaacaatattaatttttttttaaaaagatttttttgcaagaaataaaaacaattcttgagttaaaaaaaaagattgtcttcagttaaaaaaaaaaatatttttgcaagttaaaaaaaacgatttgcaggtatgaaaaaacatgatttcgtttaaaaaaaaatctcaaagaaaaaaaagattcaaaagtattaaaaaaatatatttttttcagttattaaaaactattcgcaagttatgaaaaatattttcttcaataaaaacacgattttgtgagttaaaaacaacagcaagcaagttttttaaaaaatctgcaagaaaaaaatattcataagtattaaaaaatatttttttcagttaaaaaaaactatttgctcgtaaaaaaaaatttaaaacaattttcttcaataaaaaaaagactgacaagtaataaaaacatgatttcgtgagtaaaaaaaaaaacattagcaagttttttaaaaaattgtttcttcagttaaaaaaactattcacaagttaaaaaaaataatttttaaacgaTTCGCAGATATGAAAACaattttgttcaataaaaaaaagactgtcaagtagtaaaaacatgatttcataagtaaaaaaaaaaacgattagcaagtttaaaaaaatctgaACGAAAAAAGAttcaaaagtatttttaaaaaattgtttcttcAGTTATAAAAactattcgcaagtaaaaaaaaaaattgagtgcaACTCAATGCGTTTTCTcacgggttccaggttcgatccccgcttacgcctgccgttgtgtccttgggcaaggcactttacccacctgctcccagtgccaaatGTAACTCagatgttgggtttcactatgtaaacgcgctttgagtcactagagaaaagcgctatataaatatgattcacttcacttgGCACCATCTGGTCAATAATTCCTCTTTTGGACACTTTTACTgccaacacaacatttttttttaatcacacccaacaatttgcaagtaaaacaaattattaattaaaaaaaatattaatactattataattttaatgaaacaatattaattaaaaaaatatatatatttttttgcaagaaataaaaacaattcttgagttaaaaaaaaaaagattgtcttcagttaaaaaaaatatttttgcaaattgaaaaaaaacgatttgcaggtATGAAAAAACAGGATTtcgttagtaaaaaaaaaaaaaaaaaagataagcaagtttaaaaaaaaaatctcaaagaaaaaaaagattcaaaagtattaaaaatatatgtttttttcagttattaaaaactattcgcaagtaaaaaaaataatattaatactattaattaatattataattttaatgtaacaatattaattttttttaaaaaaagattttttttgcaagaaataaaaacaattcttgagttaaaaaaaaaagattgtcttcagttaaaaaaaaaaaatgtttgcaagttaaaaaaaaaacgatttgcaggtATGAAAAAACAGGATTtcgttagtaaaaaaaaaaaaaaaaaagattagcaagttaaaaaaaaaatctcaaagaaaaaaaagattcaaaagtattaaaaatatatatttttttcagttattaaaaactattcgcaagtaaaaaaaataatattaatactattaattaatattataattttaatgaaacaatatt is a window of Nerophis lumbriciformis linkage group LG25, RoL_Nlum_v2.1, whole genome shotgun sequence DNA encoding:
- the adra1d gene encoding alpha-1D adrenergic receptor → MTESNRSGLYANGSAWTSAPNASSACWTLALDSRSVCLGLSLALFILLAMAGNVLVILSVLCNRHLRTVTNVFIVNLAMADLLLSIVVLPFSASLEVLGCWVFGRVFCNIWAAVDVLCCTASILSLCVISVDRYVGVKHCLKYPAIMTERRAGVVLVLVWLSSTVISVGPLLGWKEPQPVDASICSITEEPGYALFSSLFSFYLPLLVVLVMYFRVYVVARRTTKSLEAGVKRERDKSVEVVLRIHCRSVMEDPGSKSSRQHPFRSSLSVRLMKFSREKKAAKTLAIVVGMFILCWLPFFFFLPMGSFFPALKPSETVFKVVFWLGYFNSCINPMIYPCSSKEFQRAFTRLLRCRCRRRRRTLRRFYDQKWRSAVRARGPRGQDEASYVPHGSCGSSLLSGRGGSLKGWNLFPPLQKSSFQLKETVNNLSNRMKGGGTAAVGDVGIYNVCEQSSYHIYDCYGLKETDI